A window of Primulina tabacum isolate GXHZ01 chromosome 4, ASM2559414v2, whole genome shotgun sequence contains these coding sequences:
- the LOC142542587 gene encoding GDSL esterase/lipase At5g45920-like: MRPKIYLFGDSITEGAFANEGWGSSLANHFSRTADVVLRGYSGYNTRWALKVKEKVLHPSDSSRSPAAVVVFFGANDACLPDRSSAFQHVPLEEYKQNLHAIVAFLKKQWPSSFILLITPPPIDEAARLLHLFSDNPSDLPERTNEAAGNYAKACLAVASECGVAAIDLWTKMQQFPGWKKAYLVDGLHLTENGNDVVFEEVVARLREEGMSLESLPVDQPLLSDINPKDPLKSFENDSSRMKEEGRFGKCSVAEVDT; the protein is encoded by the exons ATGAGACCAAAGATTTATCTGTTTGGAGACTCCATTACGGAAGGAGCGTTCGCAAATGAAGGGTGGGGTTCTTCTCTGGCGAATCACTTCTCTCGCACG GCGGATGTGGTGTTGAGAGGGTACAGTGGGTACAACACGAGATGGGCTTTGAAGGTGAAAGAGAAGGTGCTGCATCCGTCTGATAGCAGCCGTTCTCCGGCGGCGGTGGTGGTTTTCTTCGGCGCAAACGACGCGTGTCTCCCCGACAGATCTAGTGCTTTCCAACACGTGCCGCTTGAGGAGTACAAGCAGAATCTCCACGCTATTGTCGCCTTCCTTAAG AAGCAATGGCCTTCATCTTTTATTCTCCTCATCACTCCTCCTCCTATCGATGAAGCTGCGCGTCTCCT GCATCTGTTTAGCGACAACCCTTCCGACCTACCTGAGAGGACAAATGAAGCTGCCGGAAACTATGCCAAAGCATGCCTTGCTGTTGCATCTGAATGTGGAGTTGCAGCTATAGACCTCTGGACGAAAATGCAGCAGTTTCCTGGATGGAAAAAGGCTTATTTAGT AGATGGTTTGCATCTAACCGAGAATGGGAACGATGTTGTGTTTGAGGAAGTGGTCGCCCGGCTCAGGGAAGAAGGCATGAGCCTGGAAAGTCTGCCTGTGGATCAACCTCTCCTTTCTGATATCAATCCTAAAGATCCTCTCAAATCTTTTGAGAATGACTCGTCTAGGATGAAGGAGGAGGGTCGCTTTGGCAAGTGTTCTGTGGCTGAAGTAGATACATAG
- the LOC142542584 gene encoding protein IQ-DOMAIN 9-like: MGSGVWFKNIITRKKAKGGKSQKLQKHSASDKSNGHNEKVLGTNCPVLANGDSEGDHIRICVENMAAARIQTAYRAYRARKKYRQMKEMTRFKDLVQRDSVKKQASTTLHHLHSWSRIQAQVRARRVYMVAEGRLRQKNLENKMKLEAKLHDLEVDWSGGSETMDEALARIHQREEAAVRRERAMAYAFSHQWRANSNPNFGSGNYELGKENWGWSWMDQWIAARPWESRVPTSASPKKAPSSQASKNPRSNTPPMIKASVKVKLVSSNGKAARRSRKLSYEDSEKTTILKVNAKAENDEAKNEQDGS, from the exons ATGGGTTCAGGGGTTTGGTTCAAGAATATAATCACTAGAAAGAAAGCCAAGGGTGGTAAATCACAAAAATTGCAG AAACATTCGGCATCTGATAAGTCAAATGGCCATAATGAGAAAGTCTTGGGGACAAATTGTCCTGTATTGGCCAATGGGGATTCTGAGGGAGACCATATACGGATCTGTGTTGAGAACATGGCAGCAGCTCGAATTCAGACTGCGTATCGAGCATACAGG GCTCGGAAAAAGTATCGCCAAATGAAAGAAATGACAAGGTTCAAGGATCTGGTGCAACGTGATTCTGTCAAGAAGCAAGCATCAACTACACTACATCATCTCCACTCATGGAGCAGAATTCAAGCCCAGGTTAGAGCTCGAAGAGTTTATATGGTTGCTGAAGGTCGTCTCAGACAGAAGAACCTCGAGAATAAGATGAAGCTAGAAGCAAAGCTTCATGACCTCGAG GTGGACTGGAGTGGAGGTTCTGAGACAATGGATGAAGCTCTTGcaagaatacatcaaagagaAGAAGCAGCAGTTAGGCGAGAGCGAGCAATGGCATATGCCTTTTCTCATCAG tggAGGGCCAACTCCAATCCGAATTTTGGATCAGGAAACTATGAACTTGGCAAAGAAAATTGGGGCTGGAGCTGGATGGACCAGTGGATTGCTGCTCGACCTTGGGAGAGCCGAGTTCCAACATCAGCAAGTCCAAAGAAAGCACCGAGTAGCCAGGCAAGCAAGAATCCTAGAAGCAATACTCCTCCCATGATCAAAGCATCAGTTAAAGTCAAGTTAGTTTCTTCTAATGGAAAGGCTGCTAGAAGATCCCGAAAACTGTCTTATGAAGATTCCGAGAAAACAACTATTCTGAAAGTGAATGCCAAAGCGGAAAATGATGAGGCCAAGAATGAACAGGATGGATCCTAA
- the LOC142542586 gene encoding uncharacterized protein LOC142542586 isoform X3 yields the protein MWFVASKVARRVCSSVVALCGNASCSFISPEHTYTSISTMGRLFENMHKPAISDDFLKWGSLGFHRTLSFATGFTPLQLKPLEEIIDVQRVKNKSSEEIADIWDDYHLGRGHIGASMKAKVYHLVEHRAVDCRYFVIPLWKGSGYTTMFVQVQMPHMLFTGLEDYKARGTQAAPYFTVSCYTEFADSKDLVLTRGNVVLPSKLSDSEAKWLLETAHSFYLNDQRYKLVERFNKETREFEFKDVLKALDMPIM from the exons ATGTGGTTTGTGGCGTCCAAGGTTGCAAGGAGGGTATGTTCCTCAGTGGTGGCTCTCTGTGGCAATGCTTCATGTTCTTTTATATCCCCTGAACATACTTATACTTCCATCTCAACTATGGGAAGATTATTTGAGAATATGCACAAACCTGCGATTTCAGATGATTTCTTGAAGTGGGGTTCACTTGGCTTCCATAGGACACTGAGCTTCGCGACGGGATTTACCCCATTACAATTAAAGCCTTTGGAGGAAATTATTGATGTCCAGAGGGTAAAGAATAAATCATCTGAGGAAATTGCCGATATTTGGGACGAT TATCACTTGGGAAGGGGCCATATTGGTGCATCAATGAAAGCAAAAGTGTACCATTTGGTGGAGCACAGAGCAGTAGATTG CCGTTATTTTGTAATTCCCTTGTGGAAAGGAAGCGGCTATACAACAATGTTTGTGCAAG TTCAAATGCCACACATGCTTTTCACTGGTCTTGAAGATTATAAAGCGAGAGGAACCCAAGCCGCTCCGTACTTTACGGTTTCATGCTACACAGAATTTGCAGACAGCAAAGACCTGGTGCTTACTCGTGGCAATGTAGTGCTTCCCAGCAAGCTGAGTGACTCAGAGGCAAAGTGGCTTTTGGAAACTGCTCATTCTTTTTACCTTAACGATCAAAGGTATAAACTGGTGGAGCGATTCAACAAAGAAACTCGTGAATTCGAGTTCAAAGATGTTTTGAAAGCATTAGATATGCCCATCATGtag
- the LOC142542586 gene encoding uncharacterized protein LOC142542586 isoform X1, whose protein sequence is MVPQFSGFTFLIFGLIADCYAADKHTMWFVASKVARRVCSSVVALCGNASCSFISPEHTYTSISTMGRLFENMHKPAISDDFLKWGSLGFHRTLSFATGFTPLQLKPLEEIIDVQRVKNKSSEEIADIWDDYHLGRGHIGASMKAKVYHLVEHRAVDCRYFVIPLWKGSGYTTMFVQVQMPHMLFTGLEDYKARGTQAAPYFTVSCYTEFADSKDLVLTRGNVVLPSKLSDSEAKWLLETAHSFYLNDQRYKLVERFNKETREFEFKDVLKALDMPIM, encoded by the exons ATGGTCCCGCAATTTTCAGGATTCACGTTCTTGATCTTCGGCTTAATTGCAG ATTGTTATGCTGCAGATAAACATACCATGTGGTTTGTGGCGTCCAAGGTTGCAAGGAGGGTATGTTCCTCAGTGGTGGCTCTCTGTGGCAATGCTTCATGTTCTTTTATATCCCCTGAACATACTTATACTTCCATCTCAACTATGGGAAGATTATTTGAGAATATGCACAAACCTGCGATTTCAGATGATTTCTTGAAGTGGGGTTCACTTGGCTTCCATAGGACACTGAGCTTCGCGACGGGATTTACCCCATTACAATTAAAGCCTTTGGAGGAAATTATTGATGTCCAGAGGGTAAAGAATAAATCATCTGAGGAAATTGCCGATATTTGGGACGAT TATCACTTGGGAAGGGGCCATATTGGTGCATCAATGAAAGCAAAAGTGTACCATTTGGTGGAGCACAGAGCAGTAGATTG CCGTTATTTTGTAATTCCCTTGTGGAAAGGAAGCGGCTATACAACAATGTTTGTGCAAG TTCAAATGCCACACATGCTTTTCACTGGTCTTGAAGATTATAAAGCGAGAGGAACCCAAGCCGCTCCGTACTTTACGGTTTCATGCTACACAGAATTTGCAGACAGCAAAGACCTGGTGCTTACTCGTGGCAATGTAGTGCTTCCCAGCAAGCTGAGTGACTCAGAGGCAAAGTGGCTTTTGGAAACTGCTCATTCTTTTTACCTTAACGATCAAAGGTATAAACTGGTGGAGCGATTCAACAAAGAAACTCGTGAATTCGAGTTCAAAGATGTTTTGAAAGCATTAGATATGCCCATCATGtag
- the LOC142542586 gene encoding uncharacterized protein LOC142542586 isoform X2: protein MVPQFSGFTFLIFGLIADKHTMWFVASKVARRVCSSVVALCGNASCSFISPEHTYTSISTMGRLFENMHKPAISDDFLKWGSLGFHRTLSFATGFTPLQLKPLEEIIDVQRVKNKSSEEIADIWDDYHLGRGHIGASMKAKVYHLVEHRAVDCRYFVIPLWKGSGYTTMFVQVQMPHMLFTGLEDYKARGTQAAPYFTVSCYTEFADSKDLVLTRGNVVLPSKLSDSEAKWLLETAHSFYLNDQRYKLVERFNKETREFEFKDVLKALDMPIM, encoded by the exons ATGGTCCCGCAATTTTCAGGATTCACGTTCTTGATCTTCGGCTTAATTGCAG ATAAACATACCATGTGGTTTGTGGCGTCCAAGGTTGCAAGGAGGGTATGTTCCTCAGTGGTGGCTCTCTGTGGCAATGCTTCATGTTCTTTTATATCCCCTGAACATACTTATACTTCCATCTCAACTATGGGAAGATTATTTGAGAATATGCACAAACCTGCGATTTCAGATGATTTCTTGAAGTGGGGTTCACTTGGCTTCCATAGGACACTGAGCTTCGCGACGGGATTTACCCCATTACAATTAAAGCCTTTGGAGGAAATTATTGATGTCCAGAGGGTAAAGAATAAATCATCTGAGGAAATTGCCGATATTTGGGACGAT TATCACTTGGGAAGGGGCCATATTGGTGCATCAATGAAAGCAAAAGTGTACCATTTGGTGGAGCACAGAGCAGTAGATTG CCGTTATTTTGTAATTCCCTTGTGGAAAGGAAGCGGCTATACAACAATGTTTGTGCAAG TTCAAATGCCACACATGCTTTTCACTGGTCTTGAAGATTATAAAGCGAGAGGAACCCAAGCCGCTCCGTACTTTACGGTTTCATGCTACACAGAATTTGCAGACAGCAAAGACCTGGTGCTTACTCGTGGCAATGTAGTGCTTCCCAGCAAGCTGAGTGACTCAGAGGCAAAGTGGCTTTTGGAAACTGCTCATTCTTTTTACCTTAACGATCAAAGGTATAAACTGGTGGAGCGATTCAACAAAGAAACTCGTGAATTCGAGTTCAAAGATGTTTTGAAAGCATTAGATATGCCCATCATGtag